In Deinococcus aquiradiocola, the sequence GACCGGCTCGCGCGCCTGCCGCGCCACGCGTGGGTGTACAACCTCGGGCGCGGCGAACTGATCGACCCGGACGCGCTGCTGCACGCCCTGCAGGACGACGCGCTGGGCGGCGCGGCGCTCGACGTGACCGCCCCCGAACCGCTCCCGCAGAGCAGTCCGCTGTGGACGCAGCCGAACGTGATCGTGACGCCGCACGTCGGCAGCACCACCGACGACCTGATCCGGCGCGGCGCGGCGTACACCGCGCGCTTCGTGGAGGCCGTCCGGACAGGCGTGGACGTGCCGGACCCCGTGCAGACGGACCGCGGGTACTGATCCCGGACCGAGCTGAACGCCGGGAGTTCAGCTCAAAACCGTATGGACCGTCCGCCGTGCGGCGTGCATGAACGGGTTCTTCCGGCCGGATGAGCGCGCACTTGCGGACGGGTGAGTGCGGCGGGTTACACTGACGGCTGCACGTCACACCGGGAGGACCTCGGCCCACGGGATGGAAGTGCTTCCATCGCGAGGCCCGGACCAGCCCCCCGGCGGGACACAGGAGGCAACATGAGTATTCCCCGTTCCAGCGGTGTTCTGCTGCACCCCACCAGCCTCCCCGGCCCCTACGGCATCGGTGAGCTGGGCGTGCACGCCCACGCCTTCATCGACTGGCTCGCCGACGCCGGCCAGCACTACTGGCAGGTCATGCCGCTCGGCCCCACCGGCTACGGCGACAGCCCCTACCAGGCGTTCAGCGCCTTCGCCGGGAACCCCTACCTGATCAGCCTGCAGGACCTCCGCACCGACGGCCTCCTGCAGGACAGCGACTTCGACGTCATCCCCGAATTCAGCGCCGACCGCGTCGACTTCGGCCAGCAGTACATCTGGCGCAATCAGATGCTCGACCGGGCCTTCGCGCACGCCGAAGCGGCCCTCATGAGCGGCGAACACCCCCTGCACGCCGACTTCGACCGTTTCGTGACGCAGGAAGCCGACTGGCTCGGCGACTACGCCCTCTACACTGCCATCAAGGCCACGCAGGGCGGACTCCCCTGGAACGCCTGGCCCGAAGCGCTCCGCGCCCGCCAGCCGGAAGCGATGGCGCAGGCCCGGCAGACCCTCGCCCGCGACCTGCTGCGCGTGTCCTTCCTGCAGTTCCTGTTCTTCCGTCAGTGGAACACCGTCCGCGAGTACGCCCGCAGCAAGGGCATCGCCATCATCGGCGACATCCCCATCTTCGTCGCCATGGACTCCTCGGACGCCTGGGCGCGCCCCGAACAGTTCCAGTTCGACGCCGCCGGCCAGCCCACCGCCGTCGCGGGTGTGCCGCCCGACTACTTCAGCGAGACGGGACAGCTGTGGGGCAACCCCCTGTACCGCTGGGACGCCATGCAGCAGGACGGCTTCAAGTGGTGGATCGAACGCTTCCGGGGCAGCCTCAAGCTGTTCGACGTGATCCGCATCGACCACTTCCGGGGCTTCGCCGCGTACTGGGAGATCCCGTACCCCGCCGAGACCGCCGTGCACGGCCGCTGGGTCGCCGCGCCCGGCCACGCGCTCTTCCAGGCGATCCGTGACGCGCTGCCCGGCATAGACATCATCGCCGAGGACCTCGGCGTCGTCACGCCCGACGTCGAGGCGCTCCGCGACGACTTCGACCTGCCCGGCATGGCCGTCCTGCAGTTCGCGTTCGGCGGCGGCGACTTCAGCGTCAACGCCTTCCTGCCCGACAACCTCCGCGAGAATCAGGTCGTGTACACCGGCACGCACGACAACGACACCACGCGCGGCTGGTGGGCGCACGCCGAGGAGAGCGAACGCCACGCGTACCGCGTGTACACCAGCAGCGACCCCAGCGAGGAGACCTTCGCGTGGGCACTCACGCGCATGGCCTTCCACAGCCGCGCCAAGCTCAGCGTGGTCCCCCTGCAGGACGTCCTGAACCTCGGCACGCAGGACCGCATGAACCTGCCCGGCACCACCGGCCCGCAGAACTGGACGTGGCGCTACCGCGCGGACGCCCTCACGCCCGCCCTGTCCGCCCAGCTGCGCGCCCTGACCGAGGAGACCGGCCGCCTCATACGTTTTTGAGCTGAACCTTTGGAGTTCAGCCGAGCGAAGCGAGTACCAAAAAGTACGGTTTTGAGGAGGTGGAAGCGGGCAAGCGTCCTCATGGGCGCTGTTCTGCCCAAGAAGGGATGTCGGTGCTGTTCCCGGCATCCCTGGAATCGGATCAAAACCGTATCACCTGACCGCACCCGCGGAAACGGCACATAGAAAGGGGCGGGGCCTGAACTGCGAACGGTTCAGGCCCCGCCCCTCCGCATGTTCAGGTGGCCGCGCCCGTCAGCGCCCCGTCCAGCAGCGCATGCAGCCGCGCCCGCGTGAACGGCCGCTTCCCCTCCAGCAGCCCCTCCTCGCCCGCATGCAGGTGCCAGTGCCTGCTGCCCCCCATCAGACGCAGCTGCACGGCCTTCAGGTCCACGTGCCTCGGACTGACGGACGCCACCAGCAGCGGCTGCCCGTCCCGGTTCAGGCTCGCGCTGGCCGTGGAGGTCGGCAGGTCGTACGGCCGCTCCATCCGGTAGATGAAATCCGGGAAATCACTCACCTTCACGTACTCCAGGCCGGAGAACTTCGCATAATCCTGCATCCAGCCTAGAAGCTCCACCCAGCAGCCGTACAGCCGTGCGTCGTTGTGTGACATGTACACGCAGTGTAACAAACGCGGAGGGCCGCCCCGGCACGCAGCACGGCAGGCGGCCCCCAGGGAAGGGACGGGTCAGCAGTTGTCGACGACGGGAATGAAGTTCGAGGACAGCACGTCCGTCGAGCCTTTCGGGCTGTGCCCCACCATCTCCAGCCGCGTCAGGCCGATCACGTGCGCGTTCGGGACCACGATGATGCTCTGGGGCCCGACGTTCAGCGGCGCGACGCCCGCCCCGACCGTGAAGCCCAGGCTGACGGACGAGCCGGAATCGCTGACCGTCACGTTCCTGATGTTGCCGCTCACGTTGCCGGTCGTGCCGCCCTTCAGACGAACGTCCACCGTACTGATGGTGCCGCTGTACGAGAAGGACGCGTTCATGGGCGTGGTCGTGTTGTCGCAGATGGCCGGGCCGGAATACGAACCGCCGTTGTACGTCGCGTTCTGCACGCCGTACCCGCTGCTCAGCGTGAGAGACGACGGATCGATGTACAGGTCCCCGCCCGAAGACAGCCCCCCGCACGACGCGAGAACGAACGTGAGTACAGCCCCGCCCAGCCCTGCCCGGATTCTGTTGGTCATGACTCTCATTCTCGGGGACTGGACTGACGTCAACATGACCGGGTGTTCAGGAATCTCTGAACTTCCGGTCCGCGAACACCTGAATCGTGCGGTGTTGAGCTGAACGCTTCGAGTTCAGCCGCGCGAAGTGAACACCAGAAAATACGGTAGATACGGTTTCGAGGAGACGGAAGCGGACACGTGACCCTCCTGCGGAGCTGGACCCGTCATGGGCACTGTTGTGCCCGAAAGGCGGGCATGCGTCCTGTAGGGCTTCTGTTCTGTCCAGGAATGGACGCCTTCGCTGTTTTCGGCATCCCTGGAACAGGATCAGACCGGGTCGCTGCTCGTGCCCTGCAGCGCGCAGTTCACATATGACGGGACGCTGCCCGTGGTCAGGGTGTTGGTGGTCTGACCGGTGCTGGACGTGCCCACCACCGTCGCGTGGAACCCGCCGTACCCGCCAGCCACGCGGTCCGACTCTGCCGTCGTCACGAACTTCACGGGGCGCGTGGCGGGATTCACGACGATGCCCTGCGGGAGGATCTCGCTGTCGCTGCCCGTCACGGCCGGCTGCTCGAACAGGCCACTGTACCGGTCGGCCGACACGTTCAGGTTCCCGCCCGAGAAGGTCGTGTCGTACGCGCTCCCGTACCGGCTGCTGGTCTCACCGATCAGTTGGACGTGCAGCGCGGTGGGCGCGGTGCTGGCCGTCACGGTCACGCGCACCAGGTTCGCGGCGCTGACGCTGTTCACGTTGGCGCACACCACGTACTGACTGTTGATGGTGTCGTAGTACTCGGTCTTCACGGTCGGGTTGCTGATCCTCAGCGAGTTGTCGGGCGTCGTCGAATCCACGTTGCACGCGGCGAGCAGCACAGCCAGGCCCAGCGTCCCCATCATTGCGTTCAGACCGGTCTTCATGCCTCTCATGATGCCTCACGCCGCTGACCTGAACGTGACGGGAGCTTGAGAAAGCCCTGAGGGACGTGGCCGCACGGTGAGGAACAGGTGACCTGATAGACTCGTTCACTATGGCGACTGACCTCAAAACGCAACTCAAGCAGGCTGTCGAGGAGGCTGCCCGTTCGCTCGGCGGCACCATCGACGCCGTCATTCAGGAGACGCCCGCAGACAAGCCCGGCGATTACGGGACGCCCGCAGCGTTCCTGCTCGCCAAGGCCATGCGGCAGAACCCGGCCGTCATCGCGGGGCAGCTCGCGGCGGCCGTGGTGCTGCCCGCCGGGATCGCGCGGGCCGAGGCGGTCGGGCCGTACCTGAACTTCTTCGTGGATGCGGGCGCGTTCGTGCGCGGCGTGGTCGAGGTGCGCCCCACCTTCCCGCACCAGCCGGACAAGGTCATCATTGAGCACACCAGCGTCAACCCGAACAAGGAACTGCACGTCGGGCACGTCCGCAACGTCACGCTGGGCGACAGCATGGCCCGCATCTTCCGCGCGGCCGGGCACACCGTCGAGGTGCAGAACTACATCGACGACACGGGACGGCAGGCGGCCGAGAGCCTGTACGCGCAGACGCACTACGGCCTGATGTGGGACGGCGTGCAGAAGTACGACCAGT encodes:
- a CDS encoding NADH-quinone oxidoreductase subunit 15, which encodes MSHNDARLYGCWVELLGWMQDYAKFSGLEYVKVSDFPDFIYRMERPYDLPTSTASASLNRDGQPLLVASVSPRHVDLKAVQLRLMGGSRHWHLHAGEEGLLEGKRPFTRARLHALLDGALTGAAT
- the malQ gene encoding 4-alpha-glucanotransferase — encoded protein: MSIPRSSGVLLHPTSLPGPYGIGELGVHAHAFIDWLADAGQHYWQVMPLGPTGYGDSPYQAFSAFAGNPYLISLQDLRTDGLLQDSDFDVIPEFSADRVDFGQQYIWRNQMLDRAFAHAEAALMSGEHPLHADFDRFVTQEADWLGDYALYTAIKATQGGLPWNAWPEALRARQPEAMAQARQTLARDLLRVSFLQFLFFRQWNTVREYARSKGIAIIGDIPIFVAMDSSDAWARPEQFQFDAAGQPTAVAGVPPDYFSETGQLWGNPLYRWDAMQQDGFKWWIERFRGSLKLFDVIRIDHFRGFAAYWEIPYPAETAVHGRWVAAPGHALFQAIRDALPGIDIIAEDLGVVTPDVEALRDDFDLPGMAVLQFAFGGGDFSVNAFLPDNLRENQVVYTGTHDNDTTRGWWAHAEESERHAYRVYTSSDPSEETFAWALTRMAFHSRAKLSVVPLQDVLNLGTQDRMNLPGTTGPQNWTWRYRADALTPALSAQLRALTEETGRLIRF